The genomic stretch GGGCTCGAGGCGGAGCTGACGCTTCATGGGCTCGAGGCCGACCAGGCCTACGCCGCCGAGCTGCGCGAGCAGGCGCGCGACCTGGGCGTCGCGCGGCAGGTCCACTTCGCGGGGCCGACCTCCGACGTCGCCGCCTGCCTGCTGGCCGCGGACACACTGCTGCTCGCGGCGGGCGAGGTGACTCCGCTCGTCCTCATGGAGGCGATGGCGCTCAGGACGCCAGTCGTCGCGGCGCGCATGGGAAGCATCCCCGACGTCGTCAGCGACGGGGTGAGCGGGCTGCTGGTCGCCCCGGACGACCCGGTCGCCCTCGCTGCGGCGGTCGCTCGCCTCGGCCATGAAACGGGCCTGGCAGAACGGATCGCCGAAGCGGGACGCCGCCGAGTGGAGGAGGACTTCGACGAGACGCGGGGGCACCGTCGGCTGAGCGCCGAGATCCGACGGCTCACCGGCCGCCCGGACGCAAGCCATGCGAGCGGGGCCCTCGTGGTCGTGCGGCGCCGCCTGGGTGCGCCGTGGCGGCGGATGCAGGCGGCGCTCCTTCGCTGGAGGCTCCGGGCGTCGTCGGCCCGCGTCGCGGGTGCGCTCGTCTACCACGAGACGTTCCGCACCCCGCCGTCGGCCGAGCAGGTCGTGCCTGGCCTCACCGCCGCGGCCCTCGAGAGGCATCTGCGTCACCTGCGACGCTCGTACCAGCTCGTGACGCCGTCGCAGCTGCACCGCGCGATGCTCTCGCGCCGGCGCGGCGGACGGATCCCGGTCGCGGTCACCTTCGACGACGACCTCGCGAGCCATGTGGAGGTTGCGGCACCGCTGCTGCGGAGCCTCGGCTGCCCGGCCGCGTTCTTCCTGACGGGGGCGGGCCTCGACGGACCGCACGGCTTCTGGTGGCAGCGCCTGCAGGCGACGGCCGACCGGGGCCTCGACCCCCGCCCGGCGCTTCGCACGGCGGGCCTGCGGGCCGGTGCCGAGCAGTCCCTCGCCGACCTTGCCGCGGACGTCGAACGATCGCCGTCGGTGCACGCCGCCGTCGCCGAGGCGCTCTCGCAGCTCGTCGGCGAGGACCCGGCCGAGTACCACCTGACGCGGTCGCAGGTCGGCCAGTTGGCGCGGGAGGGCTTCGAGATCGGCTTCCACACCCGCGATCACCGGCCGTTGCCCGAGCTTGCCGACGACGACCTCGAGGGCGCGCTGCGCGACGGACGGGCCGCGCTCGAGGAGGCCGCGGGGTGCCCGCTGACCACCATCGCCTATCCGCACGGGCGCGCTGACGAGCGCGTCGCCGCCGCCGCCCGCGCCGCCGGCTACACCGACGGCTTCGGCGGAGCGGGCCGGTCGATCACGGCGCGATCCGATCGGCTTCTGCTGCCTCGCATCGAGTTGCTGCTCGAGGATCCCGGCTCGTTCGAGCTGGCGATGGCATGCGAGCTATGGGCGGATCGATAGCCAGTCCGGCGCGCGGCCGTCGAACTCGACGGCGTTCGGCGCGCGGCGCAGGCCGGCGGCGCGCAGCGCCGAGCCCACCGCGTGCCGCACATCGGACCGGCTGCGGTGGCGCAGGGCCGTGACGGCGAACGTGAGGGCGGCACGCCCGGGCCGGCCCGAATGGGCCTGTCCGTCGGCGATCCATCCGCGGAAGACGATGGCATCGAACCGGCCCGGGAGGCTGCTGTGCGCGTGCTTGGCGCGCAGGATCCGGCCCTCCCGCCCCGCGCTGTCGATCGCGGTCCGGTGCATGTTCGTCTCGTGCACGACGTACGCCACCAGCGGCTCCGGGCACGCCGCCGGTCGCCCCGCCTCGGTCAGGCGAATCCACATGTCCCAGTCCGCGATGTGGTGCAGCGACTCGTCGAAGCCACCGAGCCGCCGCAGGAGCTCGGTGCGTGCGAGCACGTTCGACGAGCCCGCGAAGACGAGGTTGCGGCTGCGGATGCTGCGTCGCATCTCCTCGGGCGTGAATGCCGGGGACGCGTAGAGCACCCGGCCGTCGCCCGCTGCGACCGCCAGCCCGGCGGTGTAGACGAAGTCGGCATCCTCCGCCCGAGCGCGCTCGAGCTGCACGCGGAGCTTGTCCGGGCTCCAGCGGTCGTCGTCGTCGAGGAATGCGATCCAGGGATGCGCTGCTCGCTCGATCCCGCGGTTGCGGGCACGTGCCACGCCGCGGCTGGACGCGTTGCGCAGCACGGTGACGCGTGGGTCGCCGAGCGCCTCGAGCGCCTCCGCCGTGGCATCGCGCGAACCATCGTCGACGACGATGACCTCCACTTCGACGTGCCGCTGATCGAGCGTGAGGCGCACTGTGTCCACCACGATGTGCATCCGGTCGCGCGTCGGGATCACGACCGATACGGCCTCAGTCATCGGCCGGCCGCCTGGCGGTGAGCATGATGTTGGGCGCGAGCACGTGGTGCGGATTCCGGCGGCGTTGCTCGATGGCGTCGAGCGCCGCGCCCACGACGTTCAGGCCGGCGTAGGCGAGCGCGAACGTGGCCCGCACCGCCGAGCGGGGGAGACGACGGCCGAGCTCTTCTTCGCACGCGTGCAGAAGCGTGCCGGTGAGCAGCGTCCAGGCGACGGCACGACCGCCGTTCTCGACGACGACGACGTCGTCCCAGCCGTCGAACAGCTGCCGCAGCGAGCCCGACGTGTACCGGTGCTCGACGATGGCGCGGTCGTACTCCCAGACCACCGGCACCGCGACGACCACCCGCCCGCCGGGCTTGACGACGCGCTTGAGCTCTCGGACACCATGCGCCGGATCGGTGACGTAGTGGAAGGCCTCGATGCACGCGACGCCGTCGTAGCCGCCGTCGGGGCAGGGCAGGAACTCGGCCGTGACGATGTCGGCCACGCCGAAGCGGTCGTCGACGTCCAGTCCGACGATACGCACGCCGGGCGCGACGAGGTCGTCGTACGGACGGCTGCCGCAGAACACGTCGAGGACGACGCCGCCCGGCTCCGCGATCCGCGCCAGCGCGGGCCGCAGGTCGTCGAGCAGCCGCCGCAGATGCAGGTAGTCGAACTGCCACGGCCGCGGATGCCGACGCGTTCGGCGGGCGGCTCGCAGGGGCCCGCCGCGGCTCATGGGCACGTCACCCGCCGCATCGAGCGCTGCGCCTGCTGCGCCAAGCCGACGACGACGCCCGCGGGCAGGCCGCGGGCGAGCCCGCGGCGCCAGTCGCTCATGGCGACCGGTCGCCGCAGCAGCTGGGCGCGCATCAGCCGTACCGCCTCCCGGGCGTCTCGGGCGACGAACGGGGCGATCGCCCAATCGCGCCGCCAGAGGTGCTTGCCGTACATCCGCCCCTGGTCGAACGCGTATCGGACGTTGAGCGCGAGGAGCTCGTCACGCGATCGCCAGTCGCGGTGCCACACCGTCATCCCCGGCTCGTAGCGCAGCGTCCGCCCCGATCCCAGCCAGCGAAAGCACAGGTCCCCGTCCTCGGCCGCCCGCGCGAACGCCTCGTCGAACCCGCCGATCGCCAACAGCTCGGAGCGATGGGCGACGAAGTTGGCCGGGAACAGGAGCGACACCTCGAGCTCGCCGCAGTACTCCCGCGGCTCCTCGCTCGTCTTGCAGGACGGGACGAGGTCGGCGTCGCCCTCGGGCAGCACACGGCCGGTGGCGAGCAGGTCGGTGCGCGATGCGACGGTCCGCAGGGCGACCTCCAGCCAGTCCGCCGCGACCGTGCAATCGTCGTGGGTGACGGCGACGATCGCCTCCCGCGCGGCTTGGATGCCGACGTTGTACGCGACGGCGATGTTGCGCGCACCGCTCGCGACCCGCCGGATGGGCAGCGACGGCAGGTCGGCGATCAGCGGTGCCAGGGCGTCGCCGCGGCTCTGGTCGACCAGCACGACCTCGGCAGGGAGCGCGGTGCCGCCGGCGACCGAGCTCAGGCAGTCCCGCAGCAGCTCGGTCCGTCCGACCGTCGGGATGACCAGGCTGATGGGCAGGTGGTGGCCCACGGCGTTCACGCTTCGACCGCGGCGACGGACCAGCTCAGCTGCGGGCGAACCGCCGGACGCAGCCCGTCGTCGGACTCGCCCTGAGCCGCGGAGACGCGGAAGCGCAGGGGTTCCTCGATCACGTACCAGTCGTCGCCCGCGTAGACGTAGACACCGACGAGATAGTCGTCCGCCCGCAGCACGCCGGGGAGCGTGACCTCGACCTCAGCTTCGCCCGGCGAGCTGCCGAGTCCGGACGACGGCTCCGCGACGCGAAGCGTGTCCTCGAGCACGCGGAGGCCCATCGAGTCCGCGATGTAGAAGCCGACGTCGAGACCCGTGATGCGTTCGCGGACCTGCACGCGCAGCCGGAGGACGACCGTGTCGTGGCGCGTCGGCTCGGTGATCG from Capillimicrobium parvum encodes the following:
- a CDS encoding glycosyltransferase family 2 protein; this encodes MGHHLPISLVIPTVGRTELLRDCLSSVAGGTALPAEVVLVDQSRGDALAPLIADLPSLPIRRVASGARNIAVAYNVGIQAAREAIVAVTHDDCTVAADWLEVALRTVASRTDLLATGRVLPEGDADLVPSCKTSEEPREYCGELEVSLLFPANFVAHRSELLAIGGFDEAFARAAEDGDLCFRWLGSGRTLRYEPGMTVWHRDWRSRDELLALNVRYAFDQGRMYGKHLWRRDWAIAPFVARDAREAVRLMRAQLLRRPVAMSDWRRGLARGLPAGVVVGLAQQAQRSMRRVTCP
- a CDS encoding glycosyltransferase family 2 protein encodes the protein MTEAVSVVIPTRDRMHIVVDTVRLTLDQRHVEVEVIVVDDGSRDATAEALEALGDPRVTVLRNASSRGVARARNRGIERAAHPWIAFLDDDDRWSPDKLRVQLERARAEDADFVYTAGLAVAAGDGRVLYASPAFTPEEMRRSIRSRNLVFAGSSNVLARTELLRRLGGFDESLHHIADWDMWIRLTEAGRPAACPEPLVAYVVHETNMHRTAIDSAGREGRILRAKHAHSSLPGRFDAIVFRGWIADGQAHSGRPGRAALTFAVTALRHRSRSDVRHAVGSALRAAGLRRAPNAVEFDGRAPDWLSIRP
- a CDS encoding class I SAM-dependent methyltransferase, with product MSRGGPLRAARRTRRHPRPWQFDYLHLRRLLDDLRPALARIAEPGGVVLDVFCGSRPYDDLVAPGVRIVGLDVDDRFGVADIVTAEFLPCPDGGYDGVACIEAFHYVTDPAHGVRELKRVVKPGGRVVVAVPVVWEYDRAIVEHRYTSGSLRQLFDGWDDVVVVENGGRAVAWTLLTGTLLHACEEELGRRLPRSAVRATFALAYAGLNVVGAALDAIEQRRRNPHHVLAPNIMLTARRPADD
- a CDS encoding glycosyltransferase; the protein is MAVHSAGYGGAQLVAISQARALRREYDLVIAIGTGPLRAAFAEVAAAIVRGPPNLPIWGASRGRWTLQIGRAIPDAVRFAVLVRRHEIDVVVVNSTVLVAPVIGARMAGVPVVVHAQEAPKSAAARRLFRVHGVLAHTVVAISPWVAQAFDGAVARVMSNPVGIPIPPDPGPRELCAADPLRLVMVGTVDRHKGQHVAIAAVRALRDRGLEAELTLHGLEADQAYAAELREQARDLGVARQVHFAGPTSDVAACLLAADTLLLAAGEVTPLVLMEAMALRTPVVAARMGSIPDVVSDGVSGLLVAPDDPVALAAAVARLGHETGLAERIAEAGRRRVEEDFDETRGHRRLSAEIRRLTGRPDASHASGALVVVRRRLGAPWRRMQAALLRWRLRASSARVAGALVYHETFRTPPSAEQVVPGLTAAALERHLRHLRRSYQLVTPSQLHRAMLSRRRGGRIPVAVTFDDDLASHVEVAAPLLRSLGCPAAFFLTGAGLDGPHGFWWQRLQATADRGLDPRPALRTAGLRAGAEQSLADLAADVERSPSVHAAVAEALSQLVGEDPAEYHLTRSQVGQLAREGFEIGFHTRDHRPLPELADDDLEGALRDGRAALEEAAGCPLTTIAYPHGRADERVAAAARAAGYTDGFGGAGRSITARSDRLLLPRIELLLEDPGSFELAMACELWADR